A single genomic interval of Oryza sativa Japonica Group chromosome 7, ASM3414082v1 harbors:
- the LOC4343395 gene encoding beta-amyrin 28-monooxygenase, with the protein MDSSILPALLIALFIPILLHLVTRFKYSSYNLPPGSLGFPFVGQSISFLRALRSNTDHQWYQGRIGKYGPVSKMWLFGSPAVLMAGPAANRFIFSNKDLLFTGTRSMNLLSGRNILMLSGEELKQVRGALQNFLSPEMVIRYVSKMDEEVRRHVKVNWVGHKTVKVLPLAKRLTLDIICSVIFGQEAGSVREALATDFPAMVRAALSIPVKIPFTRFSRGLSASQRIRKLLRGIARERETLLQQQQAHGASAADDFFTYMLALRAEGAHSLTVEDIVDNAIFLLIAGYETTSVLITFMLWHLDKEPEVLSKITEEQDEIARNKGPEDALTWDDVSRMKYTWKVAMETVRTIPPIFGSFRTATRDIEYQGYHIPKGWMVFTAQSVTHLDANIFPEPSNFDPARFENNSSIPPYCFVPFGGGPRMCPGNEFARTETLVTMHSLVTQFRWKLCCKEESYKKDPSPTPLLGLPVELEPRCLPENAHA; encoded by the exons ATGGATTCATCCATTCTTCCTGCTCTGCTGATTGCCCTGTTCATACCCATCCTCCTCCACCTTGTCACCCGATTCAAGTACTCATCCTACAATCTCCCTCCAGGCTCACTTGGCTTCCCATTCGTTGGCCAGAGCATCTCCTTCCTCCGGGCCCTTCGCAGTAACACTGATCACCAATGGTACCAAGGCAGGATCGGCAAGTATGGTCCTGTGTCCAAGATGTGGCTGTTTGGCTCACCTGCAGTCCTGATGGCCGGACCTGCAGCCAACCGCTTCATATTCAGCAACAAGGACCTGCTCTTCACGGGGACAAGGTCGATGAACCTCCTTAGCGGCCGGAATATACTGATGCTCTCAGGCGAGGAGCTGAAGCAAGTCCGTGGCGCACTGCAGAATTTCTTAAGCCCAGAAATGGTAATCAGGTATGTCTCTAAGATGGATGAGGAAGTCAGGAGGCATGTTAAGGTGAATTGGGTTGGACACAAGACTGTCAAG GTTCTTCCTTTGGCAAAGAGGCTCACATTGGACATCATCTGCTCGGTCATCTTCGGACAAGAGGCAGGTTCTGTCAGAGAAGCCCTTGCCACCGACTTCCCGGCGATGGTGAGGGCTGCGCTGTCGATTCCAGTGAAGATACCTTTCACCAGGTTCAGCAGGGGCCTGAGTGCGAGCCAAAGGATCAGGAAGTTGCTCAGGGGGATCGCTCGTGAGAGAGAGACGctcttgcagcagcagcaggctcaTGGCGCTTCAGCAGCTGACGATTTCTTCACATACATGCTCGCCTTGCGTGCTGAAGGTGCGCACTCGCTCACGGTCGAGGACATCGTGGACAACGCGATCTTCCTTCTGATCGCAGGCTATGAGACGACATCTGTTCTAATCACATTCATGCTCTGGCACCTGGACAAGGAGCCAGAAGTCCTTTCCAAGATAACTGAGG AGCAAGATGAGATTGCCAGGAACAAGGGACCTGAGGATGCTCTAACCTGGGATGATGTTTCAAGGATGAAGTACACATGGAAGGTGGCAATGGAGACAGTGCGAACAATCCCTCCAATTTTTGGGAGCTTCAGAACAGCTACCAGAGACATCGAATACCAGGGCTATCACATTCCAAAAGGTTGGATG GTATTCACAGCCCAATCTGTTACACATTTGGATGCAAATATTTTCCCTGAGCCAAGCAATTTCGACCCTGCTCGATTCGAGAACAACTCTTCGATTCCTCCTTATTGCTTTGTGCCATTTGGGGGAGGTCCAAGAATGTGTCCTGGAAACGAGTTTGCAAGGACTGAGACATTGGTGACCATGCACTCCTTGGTGACACAGTTCAGGTGGAAGCTGTGCTGCAAGGAAGAAAGCTACAAGAAAGATCCGTCTCCGACGCCTCTTCTTGGACTCCCAGTTGAACTGGAGCCGAGATGCCTCCCTGAAAATGCTCATGCTTAA